A window from Phycobacter azelaicus encodes these proteins:
- a CDS encoding periplasmic mercury ion-binding protein: MKNLHLVLATLGMFAAIPATADEQRINVGVGELTCPSCSFTVAAAMRGVPTVEIVDFLEGETWGEGIYVVAYDDQAASPDMIINAVLANGYPAEVLQSGDS; this comes from the coding sequence ATGAAAAATCTTCACCTCGTTCTTGCGACGCTTGGAATGTTCGCAGCAATCCCGGCCACCGCAGATGAACAGCGCATCAATGTTGGTGTTGGCGAACTGACCTGCCCGTCCTGCTCCTTCACGGTGGCGGCGGCGATGCGTGGGGTGCCAACGGTCGAAATCGTCGACTTCCTTGAGGGGGAGACGTGGGGGGAAGGCATCTATGTGGTCGCTTACGACGATCAGGCGGCCAGTCCCGATATGATCATCAACGCGGTTCTTGCCAACGGCTATCCAG